The following proteins are encoded in a genomic region of Pelodictyon phaeoclathratiforme BU-1:
- the ruvB gene encoding Holliday junction branch migration DNA helicase RuvB, protein MRIELLNTPPDASETRIEEQIRPLRMDAFAGQQRLTDNLRVFISAAKMRGEALDHVLLSGPPGLGKTTLAYIIASEMGSSIKSTSGPLLDKAGNLAGLLTGLQKGDVLFIDEIHRMPPTVEEYLYSAMEDFRIDIMLDSGPSARAVQLRIEPFTLVGATTRSGLLTSPLRARFGINSRFDYYAPELLEGIIRRASTILGIGIDAEAASEIAGRSRGTPRIANRLLRRARDFAQVDGESFISRSIAMKTLDCLEIDEEGLDDMDKKIMETIVNKFNGGPVGIASLAVSVGEEQDTIEEVYEPYLIQAGYLTRTTRGRVATRQALIRFSTASERDEISLFDAQPTS, encoded by the coding sequence TTGAGAATAGAGCTGCTCAATACACCTCCTGATGCCAGTGAAACACGGATTGAGGAGCAGATACGTCCACTCCGTATGGATGCTTTTGCTGGTCAGCAACGGCTTACCGATAATTTGAGAGTTTTTATTTCTGCGGCAAAAATGCGGGGCGAAGCGTTGGACCATGTTTTGTTGTCTGGCCCTCCAGGGCTTGGCAAAACGACGCTTGCTTACATTATTGCTTCTGAAATGGGGAGCAGCATCAAGTCAACGTCGGGTCCTCTGCTCGACAAGGCGGGAAATCTTGCGGGGCTACTGACCGGGCTGCAGAAGGGGGATGTGCTCTTTATTGATGAAATTCATCGGATGCCACCGACGGTTGAGGAGTATCTGTACTCAGCAATGGAAGATTTTCGCATTGATATCATGCTCGACAGTGGACCCTCTGCAAGGGCGGTACAGTTACGTATTGAGCCCTTTACCCTTGTTGGAGCCACGACACGTTCCGGTCTTCTGACCTCGCCCCTCAGGGCACGATTTGGTATTAACAGCCGTTTCGACTACTATGCTCCGGAACTTCTGGAAGGAATTATCAGAAGAGCTTCGACCATTCTTGGTATTGGCATTGATGCTGAAGCCGCATCAGAAATTGCCGGACGTTCACGGGGCACTCCCCGTATAGCCAATCGGTTGCTCCGCCGTGCACGTGATTTTGCACAGGTGGATGGCGAATCGTTTATAAGCCGCTCTATAGCCATGAAGACTCTTGACTGTCTTGAAATTGATGAGGAGGGTCTTGATGATATGGATAAAAAAATCATGGAGACCATTGTCAATAAATTTAATGGAGGACCGGTTGGTATAGCTTCTCTTGCGGTCTCGGTAGGGGAGGAGCAGGATACTATCGAAGAGGTTTATGAGCCCTATCTTATCCAGGCAGGTTATCTGACAAGAACAACACGAGGCCGGGTTGCTACCCGGCAGGCGCTTATCCGTTTTTCAACTGCTTCTGAAAGAGATGAAATTTCTTTGTTTGATGCGCAGCCGACTTCCTGA
- a CDS encoding tetratricopeptide repeat protein: MKFLCLMRSRLPELLVARPLRVSVSSFLHMAAISSVLLFSGCASSKPVLSGSTVPDSVVEASKREFVAASLKSAKGDYREAVERYRKLLHDQPSNAAIHYALSKAWVALGVPDSARLYSEKSVLLNPRNKYYTAFLAFLSHQMHDYGRAAELYRQLAVLDPGSTEPLTSLALEYLAVDQPEKSLAVFQEILARDPKNEDALVQMLFVEIKLTHYQEAIATVKELIGQSDSKEKLHLTLGELYLQTRQYGLASRTFRELLKSNPGSVSAWLALFEVSVQSANHTAFLEDLNRFYNTNNVNLQKKIELAKLFLVRASRESSFVDPAFVMIGEMNRRHPGNGQIYALRGMARLQKRDVAAAVIDYRKALLLEPGSIEILEELVALHLMRKEYRQAGEILYKAKKRFPVLTFRLQVQEGELLFQTGKIKKAALLLEKVLLTKGAQKEKALYLQASGTLAFCYDTLGFTDKSILLYKSILEREPDNLLMMNNLAYILAVAGRELPRAKELALKVVEAEPANAGYHDTLGWVLFRLEEYERAREILEKAVGLDPLEAEIADHLSQVYEKLGNLDKALELKKKAARLKAR; this comes from the coding sequence ATGAAATTTCTTTGTTTGATGCGCAGCCGACTTCCTGAGTTATTGGTAGCCCGACCTCTCCGGGTGAGCGTCAGCTCTTTTCTGCATATGGCGGCAATTTCCTCTGTTCTTCTCTTTTCGGGCTGTGCATCCTCCAAACCTGTGCTTTCTGGCAGTACCGTGCCGGATTCTGTTGTTGAAGCTTCAAAAAGAGAGTTCGTTGCTGCGTCACTGAAAAGTGCAAAAGGGGACTATCGTGAGGCAGTCGAGCGTTACCGGAAGCTGCTTCACGATCAACCCTCAAATGCTGCGATCCATTATGCACTCTCGAAAGCATGGGTCGCTCTTGGAGTTCCCGATTCTGCCCGTCTGTACAGTGAAAAAAGTGTTTTGCTCAATCCTCGCAACAAGTACTATACAGCTTTTCTTGCCTTTCTCTCTCATCAGATGCATGATTACGGTCGCGCAGCCGAACTCTATCGGCAACTCGCCGTTCTTGATCCGGGCAGCACGGAACCACTTACAAGCCTTGCTCTGGAGTATCTTGCAGTCGATCAACCTGAAAAATCCCTCGCTGTTTTTCAGGAAATTTTGGCACGGGATCCAAAGAATGAGGATGCTCTGGTGCAAATGCTCTTTGTGGAAATAAAGCTCACACACTACCAGGAAGCGATAGCTACCGTGAAGGAGCTTATTGGGCAAAGCGACAGCAAAGAGAAGTTGCATCTTACCCTTGGGGAGCTTTATCTGCAGACCCGTCAGTATGGCCTTGCCTCCAGGACATTCAGGGAGCTTCTCAAGTCGAATCCCGGTTCCGTTTCGGCATGGCTGGCGTTGTTCGAGGTCTCTGTCCAGTCCGCAAACCATACCGCTTTCCTTGAAGATCTCAACCGGTTTTACAATACCAATAACGTAAATCTTCAGAAAAAGATAGAGCTTGCGAAACTTTTTCTTGTCCGTGCGTCAAGAGAGAGTTCCTTTGTTGATCCTGCGTTCGTCATGATTGGCGAAATGAACCGACGCCATCCCGGCAATGGTCAGATTTATGCGCTTCGTGGCATGGCTCGGTTACAAAAGCGGGATGTGGCGGCTGCGGTGATCGATTACAGGAAGGCTCTTCTTCTTGAGCCTGGCAGTATCGAAATATTGGAGGAGCTTGTTGCTCTCCATCTCATGAGGAAAGAGTATCGGCAGGCAGGGGAGATACTCTACAAGGCTAAAAAAAGGTTTCCTGTTCTGACTTTCAGGCTTCAGGTACAGGAGGGTGAACTGCTCTTTCAGACAGGAAAGATCAAAAAGGCAGCACTCTTGCTTGAAAAGGTGTTGTTGACGAAAGGTGCGCAAAAGGAGAAAGCTCTCTACCTCCAGGCATCTGGCACGCTCGCCTTTTGCTATGACACTCTTGGTTTTACTGATAAAAGTATTCTTCTCTACAAGAGCATTCTTGAACGGGAGCCTGATAACCTTCTTATGATGAATAACCTCGCTTATATTCTCGCTGTGGCGGGAAGAGAGCTGCCGAGGGCCAAAGAGCTTGCTTTGAAGGTGGTTGAGGCTGAACCGGCCAATGCTGGTTATCACGATACGCTTGGCTGGGTGCTGTTCAGGTTGGAAGAGTATGAACGTGCAAGGGAGATTCTGGAAAAAGCAGTTGGGCTGGATCCTCTTGAGGCTGAAATAGCAGATCATCTCAGTCAGGTTTATGAGAAACTTGGAAACCTTGACAAAGCCCTTGAGCTGAAGAAAAAGGCTGCACGCCTGAAAGCCAGGTAG